attgTTTGTCTTTGCCTTTTGATACCTCTATTCTTAGCTTCCGTGTCGTTTGGCTTAGAGTCagtttttgaattattagtaCTATCTCTTGTAAATGGAAGTTCCAATTGGTAATTGTCTATGTTTTCTTGATTCTCTGCCAATATTTCGTATAAAGGACTGACATTTATTCCattattggatattttCGTATCATAACACTTCGTAATAGGAGACTTCGAGTAATATGATTCTTTTGCGTGTGGCAACATGTCCAAtcttaaatttttatttaaaagTGCATCTCTTGGTAAGTGGCTAGCAAAGTCTATATCAGACTCATCTATTGAAGGAAAGTTGTATCCAAGATTTACAGAAGTATGAACATTGAATTTTACTGACATAGCTTgttattctttaatatttgaaCGCAATTTATGATATGATagagaaaaaaattaatagcAGCAAAAAGGGCAAATGCaaatgtatatataaagcTAAGTGGTTCCTTTTACCGTAAAAGTTAACTAGAAGATCAATTATTCCCTTTTACAGCATATTAATTGTTTTTGTTTACCTTTATCCTAAAAGGGTTAGACCCATTTTTTTGGAAATGTGACTTAGTTCATGAATATCGCATTTATGTCGTATTTATGTCgcatttgaaatatatgcGTACGacatttaaaattgaaaaattattaatttaagaCCACATGATTCGTGGAATTCATAGATTTGGTATTACTTCTATTTAAGAATTAACTCATAATGTAGATATATGTAATATCCGTAGGGAACTTCATATTGAAGACTAATATGTacaaattgatattgacaCTGGTTGAGGTGTTAAGATGAAACTTATGTACATGAAAACATGGCAATCAAAGTTTTGAGCTTATGTTTAAGATGGAATGTCATGTAATTGTACCTCTCCGCTAAGTAATAACACCATATGCAAAAAAGGGGGACTTTGTAGATAACTAAAAAGATATCAAAGATGTTTATGCAAAGTATTCGAGGTGGACGCAGAACAATCTGCTTTTTTTAATTGCTCCTCGAAGCCCGTTGTACGGCAGAAATGGTTCAGGCGTTTGGACTAATTCAGTTAGAATCACTACCTTGTCTGTATTTTTTCGTTGCCATCATTCGACTTCTTAATTATTCTCTCGTCGATCACCGAATCATTTCCATGAACCGAGTCTATTGGACATGGGAGAAGCGAATTGGCTCCGACCATCAATACACATATAGCAAATGTTGAGCTAAATAACGAATTTGTCATTCTATTTCTCTGTGTAGCCTTTATTGCAGAAAACATAGCTTATTGATTGATTATTTATGCGGTGTTGTGTTATTCAAGAAGGtaatatatgaatttaatcGAATAGAAAGACGGTCTTTTGTCTGATACCCAATTATCCCAATGATGTGGTTACTTGTAGCTACTAGTATGTAGAAGGTgattaattcttttcaacAGAGGAgtatgtattttttttcagtcCAATATCAGCTCACGTGCATTCTCGTATATTGGCCAATCAGAAAGCCCGCTTATATCGTTCTTCGACTTTTAGGTCTATAGAGCGATTGAGACTCTGAGAGAAATGGTTCAGTTACATATCGTCtatatacattattatatt
This is a stretch of genomic DNA from Debaryomyces hansenii CBS767 chromosome G complete sequence. It encodes these proteins:
- a CDS encoding DEHA2G01980p (no similarity), yielding MFSAIKATQRNRMTNSLFSSTFAICVLMVGANSLLPCPIDSVHGNDSVIDERIIKKSNDGNEKIQTR